The Dermacentor andersoni chromosome 1, qqDerAnde1_hic_scaffold, whole genome shotgun sequence genomic interval GTGGTAGACCGCATGAATATGTCGCCAACTTGAAAGCCCTGCATTTCCAGCACATTGTGACAACTATCAACTTCCGGTACTCCGCGTTACAAGTACATGTGCCGCACAGAAATACCAGTTTGAGCTCAAGGTGGTCTACACACACGCGCATGCTGTGGCGCACTAACGTGAGCGAAGGCATCAATACCTGGCACGGTCCGTGCGATCGACCAGTTCGAACAGCTTGCTGGCAATGAAGGTGGCCAGCTCTGGAGCCTCGACCCTGGGAAGCAGCTCCAGCGTGCGCTCGATGTGCCGCAGGCTGGAGCTGGAGAAGATCAGCTCGGCGGCTAGCGCACGTGCCGTGGAGTCGTGACGCCGGTCCACCTGCCCGTACACTTTCTCCAACGCGTCCAGCACCTGCGGCCAAAGATGTATGCATATATTTAAGAGAACACGGGCAGCGCAGCAAATCAGGCCCTACTTTGTCCATAAAAGTATTGTCCGTGTTACCTGCAGGCCATTTTCAGTGCTGTGTTTGCAGTTGGTTACAATTTTACCCACATAACCTTCTGAAAAAACAGACGAAAACTTATTCATAGTGGACTCAATATTTTTCATTAAGCAATAAAAGTTGATGAAGAAAGAATGACATGTCGAATAAATATTTTTCAAGTGTTCTTGCCGTTTGCTTCCTGTGCCGTTTTACGCCTGTATTCTTTACATTCTCGGGATTTGTCTCTCGATACAGCCGTCTCGCGCTATACTGTACGTGTCCGTGAGCACTCATCCTTGTTCATTGCGCCGCCTTCGAGATCCCGTGGCTGCTCGTGCGTATACTGTtctatagcgtgtggatgtccgGAAAGGGGTAATATacattgtaaaataatttacacccttaaaagtgaaaaaggatgtaaatgtgtaactcacacccttagggtgtcagttataCAAATCACAGCCTAAAagtgcgagttatagacacatttacacctttttcgcttttaagggtgtaaattattttacagtgtgtaCCGGTGTCACACAGCCACTTTCAATCTCGATCGAGCCCGATCTGGATCAAAATTCTCGACCGCGACTGGCTTCCTTCCGCAGATTGAGCAAAGAAGCCAATCGCGACTGAGGTATTCGATCCGAATGGGGCTCGATCGCGATCTAAAGTGTGCCATGTGACACCCGTATTGCACTTGGGACATGTTTCCGATCTTTAGTGTGATGGCGACGCCGTCGCTGACATATTTCCTTTTCACCCAACTCTGTTCATCGTAAATTTTACGTATGTGTTCCTGACAAGTAATCTATCCATATAAGTTCCCTTATTAAGTCACCCTTCatgttgttgaagatggcggtcgtacttcacacgtccacggcgtacgagcaatgaAGTGTAAtccgttttctatggagcaagggacgaacgcccatagaaattcacagggaaatgcagcccacgtattgGGAAATGTGTCCCGCttcgagaagtgtgaggtggtgttCTGAGTTCGCAAAAGGCTGTGAAGGCTTGTATGACAACCGGACATGCAagacagtcagccggacgaagtctaccacaggggcatctcaaactTGTGATGGGGCAAATGtttgaaccggtgtggggactatgtggaaaaatagtgtatgGTACGTAGAacatatatttgtaattacctgtatgtaccttattttgtgTCATGAAACATAGGGGCAAATAATTTCTGATTTCCCTTAGTACAAGTGGTCTTAGTCAACGCACGCGATTTAAGAGGCATGCTAACCGCTAAGAGACAATACAGGCAAAATGTCCGTCTACGCTTCTTTTATTTACGGCATATTAATAATAAAATATTCGTAACAATTAATTGTGCATCACGACAGTGCTGCGTGCTGGAGCACTTTGCAAGTTCTTTACGAACTGGTTATTTGCAGCCTAGATTTACAGATTTGTAGAATCAGGACCTGAGTACCGGGATATGTGACTTACAGAACTTTATTTGGCGTGCTTTCTGAACTTTGCTTAAATCTCTTTGCCGCTTGTGCTACTTCCTGGTGATTCCACGATGATTTATAGGAACCCTGCGCATTAGCCAGATGACACTGCGACTTAATTATTTATCCTACGTGTCGCCGACGTCGGCCGCTAgggctacgaaaaaaaaaatgaaacggtcTTCCGAACACCAAGAGACGCTCGTCTGAGTGTTAATATGTTTGTACCCAGTCCAAACCTATGCTCCGTAATATGCTCGTGCTGCCGCGTATACGAGCGCGACCTTTTCCTCGTGATAAGCGTACCTCTAATTTTGATTATCCCGCTCGCTGTTCTGGCTCTGCTGTCGACTGCGTAAAAGCTTCAGGTGCCCATATTCTGCATGCCTGATGGTTATACTTACTTGTCTAGCTCTCGGATGATCCTCCAATGAAAGGATTTCTCGGCTCACAGAAAAGTGCCCGTGTACAACGGTCTCTCGCGGATATGCCATTCGCCATTAAATACACATTTTTCAAGAAATTTAACTGCGAAAAGCACTATGAGCTAGAAAATGGAGCGTTCGTTGGTCACGCTTTGGCTCAGGCACGGTACTACATGTCATAAAAGAAGACGTCCTACGTACTCGACCAGGCATCGAACCACGTGCACGATCGCGCGTCCTCAAACCGAACATTCGAACCATTGAGTCGCAGGTCAACTCGTATACTGCACCACGGCGCCCACGGTCGTGCGCTTCATTGTCAGAGGCGTACGGTGCCTGCGATGGATCGAGAGCCTTCATACACCCACACACATATGCGCTCAAGCGTCGTAGGCGTGCGTACGAAGCTCCCAATGGACGCTGGCGAACTGCGGCGGGCTCTTCCCGCTCCACTTGCGTTCGCATAGCGCAGCGCGTGCTTTCGGCGAGATTCGCGGATTCAGGAAGCAAATGTGCATAAAAAgtaagaaataaaaaacaaagaaaaaggaaaaggccaGGACTTAATGCGAACTCAGTGAAAGCAATCTCATGGATGGCTCTGTAACCCACTTGCATGACCTGGTTGCAAATGTATGGCGCTGCGGACAGCGCGTTTGctgctgcatgaaaaaaaattatgctgcttcaGACTGCAGAGCAGCCTCTGCACAAGAGTTTCCGGGAGTTCTCCTATGGCAATAGAGTTCTTTCAATGGTTATCCAGGAACGTTAATGTTAATTTTCTCTCAATGTTTTTCAGGTCAAGAACCTTTCATGCATATAGGAATGGGGACGTGCAAAAGGAGCGAGAAACGAATAGGTTTTTTACATCTTGCATCAAGCAGCTGATTCTAGCGAGACCTCTTACTAGAATCTGCTACTTGCTGCAAGagataaataaacaatttttttatctCGTTCTGTTCGGACGCCTCGTCACTATGCCTGGAGGGTTCCTGGCCTGTCCGCGACCGCGAGTCGTGACAATAGGCTGACTACGCGTCCAGGAAACAGGGGCTCATAACTGATGTTCGCAATAAGTGAACTGACGCCATAAAAAGTATCCAGAGTCCGGcaacttgtttttgttttgttacacGTAGGTGCGAACAGGACAGCCGTTATTATACGAGATGAAAAACCCTGTACCTGGTCGTTGAAGTGCTCGCTGCCGATCTTCTTGAGGGCACGCAGGCCGGTGAGGACTGACTTCTTGCCTCCATTGCGGATGGCGTAGAGGAGCGTGGACAGGGTGGACGGCTGCGCCGCGTTCTGCAGTCCGCGCAGGTACGTCTGCCAACAGTGCTCGTCCTTGCACTGGCGCAGCTGGCCCTCGAGGAACTTTAGTGCCGCGCCTACTGCCTGCGTGGGCGGGCCGTGCGAATATAATCTTTGTCCCGTTTCAGCCGCCATGGTGAAATATGCAACGAGTTATTTTCCGCATTCACATTACGGCGACACCTTAATAACCTGAAACCCGGCCTTCCTATCTTTGTCCTCCTTTCTTCCTGGCCATATATTACCACACTCGTGATTAATCAGAACTGATTATACCACGAATTTCTAAGGTTAAGTTACAGAGAATTGTGTCGATAGCCGTAACGTTGATACCTTTTGCGACTTCCTAATGGCGCATCTTTCTAACTTGTTGCGAGCTTACTAAACAGAGCTGTACTGATTAATGAAACAAATTGTACAAAACATTTCTGGATGCCTTAGCGGACAATTTGTGAAGCTAATTTCAGGTACGTACGCGGGACCGAGCACTCTACCGAGGCTGGTCGAGGTCACAGTCAGCTATAGGCTGCCTGTACACTGACATGGCATGCAACTCGCGCGCACTTCGCTAAGTCGACACTTGGTGGCATCGAAGTGCAACAAGCGAGAATAGACACACCTCACTCTTGGCACAGTTCCGGGGTGCTTTGCAGTACACGTTGACCAGGGCTCCGAGGGTGGCCACGGCGGACGCCTTGTTTTTCACGTTACGCATGTCCTTCTGGGCGACGCTCTGCGGAATGATAAAATTCAAACGGTGCACAAAGCTTTTCTCGCGGCATTTTCGAATACAAGCTGGTGAATCGCTTTCGAAGAATCGTTTCCGGAAAGTGTTAGGTGCGGAGAACGACGGCGCGTACAAACAATGGTAGTAGTGCAGCTGCGCCTGCTTTGCTCAGTCAATGTTATCCGAGCTGGCCTTCGGACGGCCAGGGGAAGTAAAGACACTATACTATGCTGAATGTATTTAGTACAGAGAAGCATAATTGCATAAATCATATCGCAAAGTGATTACGTAGTGTGCGTCGAAAACAAATGATACCAATTAACGCGAGAAGCACCATAACTGATTCTCGTGCATAAAGCGTTATAGAGCCTACGTGAACTGAGGCCAGTGCTATATCGGCGCCAGTCGACTCACCAGGATCTCATTTATGATGGCGGAACTTGGATGAGACGTGGCCATAAGGCCAACGAGGAAGCGCTCGGCAAGGTCACTCTCGGAATTGAAGTTAAGAAATCTAAACGCCGCCTTGACGGAGGCCATCgtctgcgccgccgccgccaagtCCAGAAGCTGAGGTCTGCGGTACAGGGAAACAGCAATTGACGCGCGTGGTTATGCCAGACACGCCGTTGCACATTATGCTACACACATGCACTTACACATGACGCTATACAAGAAATCGACGCACGGACTCAAGGAATTCTCTGCCTGCGAGAGCACCACTACACTATATATAGAGGGCGAGCTTCACTGTGGGCGAGCTTCGCAATACATCAATGTTTACGTGAGGTATACGGGTGAATTTCAGTATAatgtctgccgctgctgctgcttggaAAGTCGGCTATTAAAGCTTATATAGTGGTGCCGAAAAGTATCACTAAACTGCGCAAAAAACACATGCGTATCTCTTGCATTACGTATGTACCCGTTCTTCTGCGCGGGTATTTCGCGCTTTTCCTCCCCCACAAGTTAGGCTTCCTGAGTATGCACGCACGTGATGTTCTTGTTCTTGCTGCTCTTGAGGACGGCATGCACTTCCTTCTCGGATGCCTCCCGGAAGCTGTCGAGCAGCCTGAGGAACGACACGGCGGACTTGAGTGTGGCCAGGCTTTTCGCGCGGAGATTCGACTCGAACAACTTAACGTTGTCGGCCAGCTGGGAGAAGCAGAGAAGAGCGTGACATTAATTGAAATCGCAAGCACTGCTCCAGCAGTGAACATTTCTGGTCATACGAAATCGGAACGCTCCCCACCCACCCTCTAAATTTTTTTGGCCATTATTCTCCCGGCTCCACTTCCTCCTACACATGATCCAGCTAGTCAACCTGCCAAACTTCGCTATATAGTCTCtgacttagtttttttttcaaacgtACTATTTGACATACGGCATATTATTATAGCATATTATTTAAACAAATACGTGCagtcttccttggagaagaagctGCACAAGTGACCTGTGAAACTTATCCTCCATAATTAACAACTTGTAATCTTGGGTTGGTCTGTACTTATCTCGGCACCTGTAAGTACTATTTCTCTTGTGACCTTTAATATAGGCAAACTAAGATAATTGTATGGCGAGTTTTGGCAATCTAATCAAAAACCGGCTTCGTTCCTTGTCGAAGACGCGTGTCAGTGGCCCGTTTCAACCTTCAAGAATATGTCTTGTAAGCTCGTGCATTAGAGCACTGTCAGTATGTTACGCGTAAATCGAGACATTTTTTCACATACAGACTTGCAGTTTTTGGTGCACTTCCTCAGCTCCGGCCTTGCGACTATGGTATCCTCAGTGACTTTGTGACCTGCAACAAAAGAAGTGCAAACAGTGCGAAAAATAACTACACATATATATTTACTAAAAAGAGTGACTTCGAGATTAAGAtattatttgctttttttttaactcgCAGATCAAGAAAGGAAGACTACTGCGCTCGCACAATTTCAAACTATTTCGTGCCAAAATAAAATAATCAATTGATGCATAGCTTTCCTGCCATATATCCTGTTTGAAACACGGATGCCAAATTCTGAGGCAATGACTACGACATGCATTTAAAAGCAGCCCTCAAGGATGGATAACCTAATTGCGCTAGATGTACAACAACACACTACTGCTGTATGGCGTCAAGCTCAGACCGCAGCCACATATATATCTAGCACGACAGTCACATATGTGTAATTTACAATAAAAAATTACACTAGAAAATTGGGCAGCAGACTTTTCTACGCTCTACTAGGTACAGTTCTGAAAAAAATCTGCTTTCAGAACGAAAACAAAAGTTGACTTTATCGCCTTACAAAGAAAGCTGAGCATGAATATACCAAACGGTTGAATGCGCGCGCGACCGTTTTGCGGTGCCTGTATTTTTTTCCGGCACCATCTGTTTATGTCAGCAATAGGTGAAAAGGGAGTATGAGGGTGGAGGTAGGCATGAAGACCAAGCACATGCAAACACAGTGGAAGCATTTACCGGCGGTCAGCTCTTGAATTACTTCCGCTTCTGTTGCTGCCGTGAATGTTTGACCGGACGGTGAAGTGGATTCCAGTTTGTAGGTATGCCTGCAAAATAGAAGTTCAAGCAAAAAGAAGTTACATACGCAACAGCATAGAGGGGTTCCTGCATAGGACTATCGAGTAATGCTTTATTATATGACAAGGCGCTGCTTTCACGACCTCAGGAAGAATAAATCATAATCTTTTTTATTCAACGCCAAAATGGCGTTGGGGGAGTCGACTAAAAGCCTGTGAAAATGGTAGAAGAATATAAAAACTCCCCACGCAAGATGGTTCTATATGCACAGTAACATATGCAGTAATATATGGCAAGAACACTGACTATCCCAATCGAAGCCAAGACAAGCAGAAAGCAGCAGAGCCATTAATATGCCTAGAGTGAATGACTATACTTTGTTCAGCGACATTAGGTTCCACTGGAGTAAAAGACTGGTTTAACGGAAACGGAAGGTTATAGTGGTTATAGCTTGTCATTTGACAGCCATGTTTGTTCGAGTTTTCATATTAAAGTAAATGCAACCAGCACGTACATCGCGTACACTCTACATTTCATAAAAGAGAATAATTGTCATCCACCCGTATTGTAGCGCGAAACTACAAAGGAAAttcatacaggtttctcagacaGAAAACCTagcagtttaagaaaaatttgTTCCGGTCTGTCCAGGATAAGCTCTTCCTCAACAatgagcgtgccttatttcgtacGCTAGCTACTCGCATAACCCATGGCGCAGGGCAAGCTGCAGAGTTTGTAAGGCTGCTTTCGAGTCCCTAAAAATGGTGCAACGATTTGGTGGCTGCTGGAGCGCGTAATTGATTGCACCTTGAATCCCCTAAAGGTTTATGACGATACTTTACTAAAAGTTTTACCGCCAGTTTTACTTCACCGACAGTTATGCTGAAAGACCATTACCAAGGCGCTGACAGGGGCTGCGTACGAGCTTGTTTCGTATAGTCTGAAAAACGCTGATTTTGCGTGCGCAGCGTTTATATACAGATTAGTTTCCACCGCTCATGGAGTTAATGTAGACTTTTCTGCAGCCTATTTTTCAAGACGCGAGACACATCAGGAGCTCTGAACAAGCTGACATTAACACATATAACCAAGAGGAAGAATTTACTCATAGAGACAATAACTTGTTAACGTAACTGACTTGATGAAGCATAGGGTTTTTTGACGCAAGGACCATGGATGGCCGAAGAGCACCAAGAAATGGTGTGGGGAAGTTGATGATGCGGTGAATGACAGCTGCCAGACGTAGCGAGGCTGCATAGCGAGAGGCCTAAAATATTCCCTGTGAGGTACGTAAAATATACAAATATTAAAATAATGTCAAGGACGAGTGATGTGAGCGATGACAACAAAATATATTTTAAAatgaaataacacaaaaaaagaTGCGTCGATTCCACTAGCACTACCACCTCACTAAGGGCCTTCAGCCCAAGGGTCTGGAGGCACGTGCTCCACTAAAGACTAAGCTCGCAGCAATACCCTCTAGATAGAGGGAGGGCTACGAGCCTCtcgggctaataacatgcagcaCACCATTTATAAAGTTAAGCACTGCCTTCGTTTCGAACAGAGGTTCTGGGCCAAAGACAGTGTTGGATGTAAGGGGATACGTTGTTTGTATGTCAAAGGAAAGTACCGTCTTCGCTCCGATTctgcttcccggcactccagcaagACGTGTAGTAGGGTCAGCCTTTCGCCACATCTGCCGCAGAGGGGAGGTTCAGCGCTAGTTAAATGGTATGAATGTGAACCATATCTATGCCCTGTTCTGAGGCGGCAAAAGAGAACTTCAGGCCATCGTGACTTTGTTCATAATAATGGCCAGTTCTCTAAAAGTTGTAACAAGCATatacgccccctcgggcataatcttcgttggcccgccaggctcggtaggcaacattggtcaccgcaccaataaacaccgaggagcacagctgctcggcggtcagtcattgttcatcaccaccacgctgcggagcgtctgtctaatggagggtgcctcgagccctccctcgttcacggacccgggcggatcgtgacagtcGAAAGTTGCATCGGTGAGCCCTCTTTTCTGAAGGCGattagaaaggggggggggggggaggaagcatTTACCATAAGAGTCGAGCTTTGTTCGGCAGTGATGGtagccgcccaccacggagcccaacaaggggacgctgcaagGTGTGAAGATAACCTGCAGGCGTCAGCTATATGCATCGCCGTTATAAGCTTATATACCCAAGAGTTGATATGATacgcaaggttaacccttgccacctggAAATTCGGAAGTGAGGAGAAGAGAATAGCAgacaggagagagagaaaaatgttGGAGAGGGGGACACTtcaaggcgactgccgatgtcctccgggtgggtcagtccgggggtgccgtcgcCACCAGCGCTTTCGCCACTACCAGCGCTCCACCTTTTCTGTCGTCCTTTTGTCTCCGCCCTTACTTCATTTTTCTTACGCACTGGAATTTGTCTTTGTTTCAGCCAACTTGTGCCGGcgcagctcgaaaaaaaaaaatggcgtcaTGGCTAAGGCACTGGTCGATTGCCATAACTGGGCTGTTTTCTACGTGATATAGTATATAGCAAGCGAAAAtagacaaaaacaagaaaattgtgTTCCCAACAAAAATAACCCTTTGTACATCTATTTATTAGACCTATCTTCGACGAATATGCACTCTATACACCCCATCGACAATAGGTATCAATGTATGTGCGTTATAATAATATGCAAATGATGTACACGTCAATATCTGCAGCCCTCCTTGTTTCATTTTTACTATTCTCATTTGTTCTGAGCAACGGTTGACAAGGGTACGAGAACACTTCTAACACTTGAATACCATTCCTGCGCCTTGTAAGCTTCTTGATTTTGTCCTGACATTTATTTACTGAGCTTCATCGGTTTGAGACACAAGGTACACGCATGTAAAGTTGAAAGCAACTTCTCCGTGGCAATATAGAATTTTAACCATCGTACACTGTATGAGTGCTACATGTGCTACATCAGTGGCAGCAGCTTATCGCGCAATTTGCACTAAAACGCTACCAATGTGTTCATTGGTAGTCGACAAAAAATGTTCATAATTTTATGGCAGCACGGCTTAAACAGGGACGGGGTGCTTATGTGTACACAATGTTTCTCCCTGTGGATGCCGTGTTGCCGTAATAATTATGAATCAATGACAATCCGGCTGGCTTTCAGTACTATTGTGTAGGAAGTTGTTAACGGTGGAATGGATTCATTTCACACAAATGTAAATTTTATTCTTGGTCTCTACCAGCAGGGCAGGACCCAAGAATGCACTGATTGCGGACGACGTCTGAGCTTTTCTTTCATTTAAGACTGTCTCCACTGGCTGGTGtcaagtttttatttatttatttattagttctTCACAGGTCAAGGTCAATCATGCGCAATGTGCGCACGTTATCAAGTTCACTATTTTAATCTGAAGAAAGCGACGTCGCCTGAATAGCGGAACAGGCCGTTTTTGCCTTCCTCTTCGATATTCAGACGGCGGTGGTTACATTTGCGCCGCCGAAAAACTGAACGTGTACTCACTCTGCTTTGACTAAGATGTTGGCTTCTTTCAAGATGTTGACATACAGTTGAGTACGTTCGCTGATTTGCACGCTCTTTGGAGCCGTCATGTCGGGCAGTAGCTCGTACAACGACGTCGACTCGGTTAGTACCGTAGGCGACTGAATCTGAAAAGCAAACGTAATAGCTCGCTAGTCATCAGCCGTCGTTCAACGCGAAACGGAACATGATGAGAAATTCAAGCGCTATAATTAAATATGTTCGAAGGCAGGCTGCAGAGCATACGTATTAGTGCATCATTATCAACAATGCCGAATACGTTGCAGTTACGTACGGGTTTAGGGTTAAAGAATTGCGTCTTGTCAGGGTGTGTACATGAAGACTTGTGCTTCGTAATGATGTTACGCTCCGTCTTGAACGACACCGCGCACCGACCGGAGACGTCAACCTATAACGACACATAATTAATACATTCAGATGTGTAAAAATCTAAGCAGAAAGAAAAGTATCCCGACAAATACCCGACGCAGAGAACGCGAGAACGTATAACGTTTACATGAGAacagttacatatatatatatatatatatatatatatatatttatatataatgcCCGTTTGAGTTGAACATCATCGTAATTAAAAAATGCGATAAGTGTCCTTTTCAATGCCGTTAACCTCATTATTCTACTATAATGTATACAAACGAAATCAGTGAACGTTGAACTTGAAGAAAATATTGTATATTGAGGCGGGGACCTTTGTCAGGCATGCACGCCTTTATCCTCGCCCCCTTTCGAACCTTCAAGAAAAAATGCTCAGTCAATCAAAAACGTCTGCAGGCGCAAGCACGAGCGCAgtttcactgtgcttttgaaaTGCAGTGCACTAAAGTAAAgcctgaaatttaaaaaaataatgataataaaacgTTTAATTCTATTTACGGTGCACCCTTCGAGGAGCCAGGTACCTTTGTGCCACGTGTACTTTAATTCTCGGAGCGTTTTACGGACCCACATGAATGAGTTGGCTGCATGTCATAATACAAATGGTGGTCCATCTAATCCAAGTTTAAACTGCGACATACAGCACTATGTAAATAGTAACATTTTTTCGCTAAGCAGTTTTCGCGTCGACACTCTTTGCTGACCGAAAAAGAAAGTACTTCTCCGTTCCCTAAATTTCTGTTCGCtctttggcatttttttttttaaatcccatGCACGTGCGCGAAATACATGCGGCAAGAGGACCTGGTATTTGTTCTCGGCCGTGAGCTGGTACTGCAACACGCTGGCCACGGCCTTCTTGATGTTGACGCTGGTGAGCGGCTCGGCGTGCGACCAGACCTTGACGATCTCGCTGCTCTGCTGAAGCACGTAGAGAGGCAGCGGCGAGGCCGCGTCCCAGTGCGACGCGTGCTCGCTGCGGCCGCCCTCGGGCGCGTCTGCCGGCACCACGGTCAGGTGCACCTGCGACACCTGCGCGCCACGGCAGCGGTGAGCTCACGCGACACAATGTTGGGCGACAGCACCGGCAATGTTGGGCAGCCTCTGCGTCTTTTCGTTATACAGGGCGTCCCCGCTAACTATGGCCACAGTTTATAtgccaatgccacgtagctgggcagaaccaaggtaatgttgtttgccgtcgcttggagatgctcaaattatttttgtttcattccgcctaattaggtaACTAGTCGTAATTGATTAATAATCTTCTCAGACATTGTAATTAGATTAAcagtgtcaattagaaaattgtagagcgacataaaaaaactgccgatacagctttttgtttctcaagacgtgctacataaaggtgtttttccgagagtgaaagaagcccGGGAATACACGCAAaggg includes:
- the Mtp gene encoding microsomal triglyceride transfer protein large subunit isoform X1 translates to MARTRLLPWLLAALACLADSVISPPAPAPSRQFELGTTYKYSLKSDVFLNEAVPRPAGKTSKSVGYGLRAAAAVTCLWKSPQDPLNRLFRVEVSQVHLTVVPADAPEGGRSEHASHWDAASPLPLYVLQQSSEIVKVWSHAEPLTSVNIKKAVASVLQYQLTAENKYQVDVSGRCAVSFKTERNIITKHKSSCTHPDKTQFFNPKPIQSPTVLTESTSLYELLPDMTAPKSVQISERTQLYVNILKEANILVKAEHTYKLESTSPSGQTFTAATEAEVIQELTAGHKVTEDTIVARPELRKCTKNCKSLADNVKLFESNLRAKSLATLKSAVSFLRLLDSFREASEKEVHAVLKSSKNKNITPQLLDLAAAAQTMASVKAAFRFLNFNSESDLAERFLVGLMATSHPSSAIINEILSVAQKDMRNVKNKASAVATLGALVNVYCKAPRNCAKSEAVGAALKFLEGQLRQCKDEHCWQTYLRGLQNAAQPSTLSTLLYAIRNGGKKSVLTGLRALKKIGSEHFNDQVLDALEKVYGQVDRRHDSTARALAAELIFSSSSLRHIERTLELLPRVEAPELATFIASKLFELVDRTDRARSFAGKVLNNSTFGNYYNLAHSGSSATFTKYLAKGEDLNSTYAVNMELIPGGLLKESSLDFNLETADETLNLISVGLFAGGLDSVAGGGDESGGSEEEEAMAGMRLSLLGYELRPYVFFVGTSELMSHVWSGTGSEPTPALQGNLLMMDHHQFVALLNGLVLELKLQGVISLDMTGSIQISLWNRNSHSVVKTSGAAVIQASASLNSDAASSHVQLNVAGDTHLEFVTDLDFYEKPYKMCIQMTQPGVVLRHNIRKYESVTGRKHLVRRLKRRSQNISGKSYAFHNKNSEYCSVMLADV
- the Mtp gene encoding microsomal triglyceride transfer protein large subunit isoform X2, yielding MARTRLLPWLLAALACLAAPSRQFELGTTYKYSLKSDVFLNEAVPRPAGKTSKSVGYGLRAAAAVTCLWKSPQDPLNRLFRVEVSQVHLTVVPADAPEGGRSEHASHWDAASPLPLYVLQQSSEIVKVWSHAEPLTSVNIKKAVASVLQYQLTAENKYQVDVSGRCAVSFKTERNIITKHKSSCTHPDKTQFFNPKPIQSPTVLTESTSLYELLPDMTAPKSVQISERTQLYVNILKEANILVKAEHTYKLESTSPSGQTFTAATEAEVIQELTAGHKVTEDTIVARPELRKCTKNCKSLADNVKLFESNLRAKSLATLKSAVSFLRLLDSFREASEKEVHAVLKSSKNKNITPQLLDLAAAAQTMASVKAAFRFLNFNSESDLAERFLVGLMATSHPSSAIINEILSVAQKDMRNVKNKASAVATLGALVNVYCKAPRNCAKSEAVGAALKFLEGQLRQCKDEHCWQTYLRGLQNAAQPSTLSTLLYAIRNGGKKSVLTGLRALKKIGSEHFNDQVLDALEKVYGQVDRRHDSTARALAAELIFSSSSLRHIERTLELLPRVEAPELATFIASKLFELVDRTDRARSFAGKVLNNSTFGNYYNLAHSGSSATFTKYLAKGEDLNSTYAVNMELIPGGLLKESSLDFNLETADETLNLISVGLFAGGLDSVAGGGDESGGSEEEEAMAGMRLSLLGYELRPYVFFVGTSELMSHVWSGTGSEPTPALQGNLLMMDHHQFVALLNGLVLELKLQGVISLDMTGSIQISLWNRNSHSVVKTSGAAVIQASASLNSDAASSHVQLNVAGDTHLEFVTDLDFYEKPYKMCIQMTQPGVVLRHNIRKYESVTGRKHLVRRLKRRSQNISGKSYAFHNKNSEYCSVMLADV